A window from Festucalex cinctus isolate MCC-2025b chromosome 4, RoL_Fcin_1.0, whole genome shotgun sequence encodes these proteins:
- the phospho2 gene encoding pyridoxal phosphate phosphatase PHOSPHO2 isoform X2: protein MKTLMVFDFDHTVVDDNSDTWVIRCLPGHALPDTVENSYTRGHWTEFMCRVMDYIGEQEVSVESIRAEMERIPLTAGMHELLTFISCNKSVVDCVVISDANELFIDWILRAAGLRSAVDRVFTNPAGVNALGRVEVRHHHAHDCRRCPVNMCKRKVLEGYLAQRDEYSRVFYVGDGSNDYCPAACLRGRDVVMPRKGYALEKLLERKKDAVKAKVIAWSSGIQILRKLQASLNSPADEL, encoded by the exons ATGAAGACGTTGATGGTATTTGATTTCGACCACACGGTGGTCGATGACAACAGTGACACGTGGGTGATCAG gTGTCTTCCGGGTCATGCGCTGCCGGACACAGTGGAGAATTCGTACACAAGAGGCCACTGGACTGAGTTCATGTGCAGAGTGATGGATTATATAG GCGAGCAGGAAGTGAGCGTGGAGAGCATCCGCGCCGAGATGGAGCGCATACCCTTGACGGCGGGAATGCACGAGCTGCTGACGTTCATCTCGTGCAACAAGAGCGTCGTGGACTGCGTGGTCATCTCCGATGCCAACGAGCTCTTCATCGACTGGATCCTCCGCGCCGCCGGCTTGCGTTCGGCCGTGGACCGCGTGTTCACCAACCCGGCCGGAGTGAACGCGTTGGGCCGCGTGGAAGTGCGCCACCACCACGCGCACGACTGTCGCCGCTGCCCCgtaaacatgtgcaaaaggaAAGTTCTGGAGGGATACCTGGCCCAGCGAGACGAGTACAGCCGCGTTTTCTACGTGGGCGACGGCTCCAACGATTATTGCCCGGCCGCCTGCCTGAGGGGGCGCGACGTCGTCATGCCCAGGAAAGGATACGCCCTGGAAAAGCTGCTGGAGCGCAAGAAGGACGCTGTGAAAGCCAAAGTCATTGCCTGGAGCAGCGGAATCCAAATTCTACGCAAGTTACAAGCTAGTCTAAATTCACCTGCTGATGAGTTGTGA
- the phospho2 gene encoding pyridoxal phosphate phosphatase PHOSPHO2 isoform X1, which produces MWPRFTFGVLFSCLAFQRHVFNFTFLLSSPEHFHVMKTLMVFDFDHTVVDDNSDTWVIRCLPGHALPDTVENSYTRGHWTEFMCRVMDYIGEQEVSVESIRAEMERIPLTAGMHELLTFISCNKSVVDCVVISDANELFIDWILRAAGLRSAVDRVFTNPAGVNALGRVEVRHHHAHDCRRCPVNMCKRKVLEGYLAQRDEYSRVFYVGDGSNDYCPAACLRGRDVVMPRKGYALEKLLERKKDAVKAKVIAWSSGIQILRKLQASLNSPADEL; this is translated from the exons ATGTGGCCCCGTTTTACATTCGGCGTGTTGTTTAGCTGCCTTGCATTTCAACGTCACGTGTTTAATTTCACTTTTCTTTTGTCAAGTCCCGAACATTTCCACGTAATGAAGACGTTGATGGTATTTGATTTCGACCACACGGTGGTCGATGACAACAGTGACACGTGGGTGATCAG gTGTCTTCCGGGTCATGCGCTGCCGGACACAGTGGAGAATTCGTACACAAGAGGCCACTGGACTGAGTTCATGTGCAGAGTGATGGATTATATAG GCGAGCAGGAAGTGAGCGTGGAGAGCATCCGCGCCGAGATGGAGCGCATACCCTTGACGGCGGGAATGCACGAGCTGCTGACGTTCATCTCGTGCAACAAGAGCGTCGTGGACTGCGTGGTCATCTCCGATGCCAACGAGCTCTTCATCGACTGGATCCTCCGCGCCGCCGGCTTGCGTTCGGCCGTGGACCGCGTGTTCACCAACCCGGCCGGAGTGAACGCGTTGGGCCGCGTGGAAGTGCGCCACCACCACGCGCACGACTGTCGCCGCTGCCCCgtaaacatgtgcaaaaggaAAGTTCTGGAGGGATACCTGGCCCAGCGAGACGAGTACAGCCGCGTTTTCTACGTGGGCGACGGCTCCAACGATTATTGCCCGGCCGCCTGCCTGAGGGGGCGCGACGTCGTCATGCCCAGGAAAGGATACGCCCTGGAAAAGCTGCTGGAGCGCAAGAAGGACGCTGTGAAAGCCAAAGTCATTGCCTGGAGCAGCGGAATCCAAATTCTACGCAAGTTACAAGCTAGTCTAAATTCACCTGCTGATGAGTTGTGA